One window of Candidatus Palauibacter soopunensis genomic DNA carries:
- a CDS encoding efflux RND transporter periplasmic adaptor subunit, whose protein sequence is MKRGTKILASTVLIGGLGATAFAVSSAGGSEDGETGTVAVERGEIVDRALAVGRIEPLVEVSVKSQLAGVVRQMFKEPGEYVQRGQPLLEVQPNPTPIELVEARRNVELREIELQQLERQRDRLTALRGRGFVSEEEYETVARQHDEAALQVQIATERLALLSEGRVTIGDEAVETVITSPIQGFILEKMVEIGDPVVPLTTFQEGTALMTMAEMDELLFRGTVDEIDVGRLTEGMPVEITIGALPDARIEGRLSKISLKGRDEENATLFPVEIAVLPLDGAALRAGYSANAHVIIERRSDVLVIPERLVRFEDERTLVTVRLGPEETEEREIRTGLSDGISVEVLDGLAEGERVLEPPRREIT, encoded by the coding sequence ATGAAGCGAGGCACGAAGATACTGGCCTCCACAGTCCTGATCGGCGGGCTGGGAGCGACGGCGTTCGCGGTGTCGAGCGCCGGCGGCAGCGAAGATGGCGAGACCGGCACCGTCGCCGTGGAGCGCGGCGAGATCGTGGACCGGGCGCTCGCCGTGGGACGCATCGAGCCGTTGGTCGAAGTGAGCGTGAAGTCGCAACTAGCGGGCGTCGTGCGGCAGATGTTCAAGGAGCCCGGCGAGTACGTCCAGCGCGGCCAGCCCCTCCTCGAGGTCCAGCCCAACCCCACGCCGATCGAACTCGTGGAGGCGCGGCGCAACGTGGAACTGCGGGAGATCGAACTCCAGCAGCTCGAGCGGCAGCGCGACCGGCTCACCGCGCTGCGCGGCCGCGGATTCGTGTCCGAGGAGGAATACGAGACCGTGGCCCGCCAGCATGACGAGGCTGCGCTCCAGGTCCAGATCGCGACCGAGCGGCTGGCCCTCCTCTCCGAGGGCCGCGTGACGATCGGCGACGAGGCCGTCGAGACAGTCATCACCTCCCCGATCCAGGGGTTCATCCTCGAGAAGATGGTGGAAATCGGGGATCCCGTCGTCCCGCTGACGACGTTCCAGGAAGGGACCGCCCTCATGACGATGGCGGAGATGGACGAACTGCTCTTCCGCGGCACGGTGGACGAGATCGACGTGGGGCGGCTGACCGAGGGCATGCCGGTGGAGATCACGATCGGTGCGCTCCCGGACGCGCGCATCGAAGGACGACTGTCGAAGATCTCGCTCAAGGGCCGCGACGAGGAAAACGCCACCCTCTTCCCGGTCGAGATCGCGGTGCTTCCGCTGGACGGCGCGGCGCTGCGGGCGGGTTATTCCGCCAACGCGCACGTGATCATCGAGCGCCGTTCGGACGTGCTCGTCATCCCCGAGCGCCTGGTCCGGTTCGAGGACGAGCGCACGCTCGTCACGGTCCGGCTGGGACCCGAGGAGACGGAGGAACGCGAGATCCGCACCGGGCTGAGCGACGGGATCAGCGTCGAGGTGCTGGACGGCCTGGCGGAGGGCGAGCGCGTGCTGGAGCCCCCGCGGCGCGAGATCACCTAG
- a CDS encoding bifunctional UDP-sugar hydrolase/5'-nucleotidase, with product MPRHPAARSRSALAALLCAGIAAVAACAPADPTACALIFSTNDAHGRLLPAAQSWSDGRPVGGSAALAAYVSRERSATPECPLFVVSGGDIMQGTPISNFTDGRSMIEAMNGIGYDAVSIGNHEFDWGVDVLMERVADADFAMLGANIYLKDTDRHPEWVRPWTIVERDGVRVGFIGATTTSTPVVARPSLVADFDFRPISDALDRYIPEVRAAGVDFVVAVMHEGAFCDIGAEDEPGGACRGPALDALTVTTERFDYAVTGHTHSRVETEIQGVPVIQSYSNTTAYGLGRIDRSVEGAVSAQRLGIRQAWADEVAADPDVERLVAAYSAEIAAIVDRVIVDLPEALSAPRDGDFPLGRIVADAQRQASGADVALMNNGGIRRSLPAGPITFADLFELQPFNNMLVRHTMTGAQLLRTLEHSARDGDVDLHASGITVRYDPDAPLGERILDVTLDDGSPLRPEGRYVVTANDFIATGGGGYTVFAEAEVIDPLEVADLEALVAYLEAQPQPLPIPRAPRWIESRTP from the coding sequence CGGCTGCTGCCCGCCGCGCAGAGCTGGTCGGACGGACGCCCGGTCGGCGGATCCGCCGCGCTCGCCGCCTACGTCTCGCGGGAGCGCTCCGCGACGCCCGAGTGTCCCCTCTTCGTCGTCTCCGGCGGCGACATCATGCAGGGCACGCCGATCTCGAACTTCACGGATGGGCGCTCGATGATCGAGGCGATGAACGGGATCGGCTACGATGCCGTCTCGATCGGGAACCACGAGTTCGACTGGGGCGTCGACGTCCTCATGGAGCGCGTGGCCGATGCGGACTTCGCCATGCTCGGCGCGAACATCTACCTCAAGGACACCGACCGGCACCCCGAGTGGGTCCGGCCCTGGACGATCGTCGAGAGGGACGGCGTGCGGGTCGGCTTCATCGGCGCGACGACGACGTCCACGCCGGTCGTCGCCCGGCCCTCCCTCGTCGCGGACTTCGACTTCCGGCCGATCTCGGATGCGCTCGACCGCTACATCCCGGAGGTGCGGGCCGCCGGCGTGGACTTCGTGGTCGCGGTCATGCACGAAGGCGCCTTCTGCGACATCGGTGCGGAGGATGAGCCGGGGGGCGCGTGCCGGGGCCCGGCCCTGGACGCACTGACCGTGACGACGGAACGCTTCGACTACGCGGTCACGGGACATACGCACTCGCGCGTGGAGACCGAGATTCAGGGCGTTCCCGTCATCCAGTCGTACTCGAACACGACGGCGTACGGACTCGGACGCATCGACCGGAGCGTGGAAGGGGCCGTAAGCGCGCAACGCCTCGGCATTCGACAGGCGTGGGCGGACGAGGTCGCGGCGGACCCGGACGTCGAGCGGCTGGTCGCCGCCTACAGCGCCGAGATCGCGGCCATCGTCGACCGCGTCATCGTGGACCTCCCCGAGGCGCTGTCCGCCCCGCGGGACGGCGACTTCCCGCTCGGCCGAATCGTGGCGGACGCGCAGCGACAGGCGAGCGGGGCCGATGTCGCCCTCATGAACAACGGCGGCATCCGCCGGTCCCTCCCGGCCGGACCGATCACCTTCGCCGATCTCTTCGAACTCCAGCCCTTCAACAACATGCTGGTCCGCCACACGATGACCGGCGCGCAGCTTCTGCGGACGCTCGAGCACTCCGCCCGGGACGGTGACGTCGACCTGCACGCGAGCGGCATCACCGTCCGCTACGACCCGGACGCCCCGCTGGGTGAGCGGATTCTCGACGTGACGCTCGACGACGGATCGCCGCTCAGGCCGGAGGGCCGTTACGTCGTGACGGCCAACGATTTCATCGCGACCGGGGGCGGTGGCTACACCGTGTTCGCCGAAGCCGAAGTCATCGACCCCCTGGAAGTCGCGGATCTGGAGGCGCTCGTCGCCTACCTGGAGGCACAACCGCAACCCCTGCCCATCCCGCGCGCCCCCCGCTGGATCGAATCCCGCACGCCCTAG